One genomic segment of Arachis duranensis cultivar V14167 chromosome 4, aradu.V14167.gnm2.J7QH, whole genome shotgun sequence includes these proteins:
- the LOC107483132 gene encoding patatin-like protein 7 produces MAALSSMNLNMIDSTFEVDKLTYEIFSILENKFLFGYDTDTANNSVINSAQFSPIHTKPPKISAGNTAGKVRILCIDGTGATDGILAAKSLAELESCLRRKSGNPNARVAGYFDAVAGTGVGGVLAALLFTRGKDGLPMFTADEALKFMIDNRRRISRSSAGILRRVLRHDAAATKAEKLFRKTFGECTLKDTVKPVLIPCYDLVTRAPFVFSRADALEMDGYDFKMRDVCAATSADPGCVGPVEMRSIDGRTKIVAVDGGVAMNNPTAAAITHVLNNKHEFPFCNGVSDLLVLSLGNGETDFNSVKSPSGFVRIAGEGASDMVDQAVSMAFGECEKNNYVRIQSNKVMSKSKQGKTTPDLLSVSEDMLGQKNVESVLFKGKKVVENTNMDKLELFGGDLIKEQERRKTGILPTVVLKNSSPSPRTSSATTLSTLSSSTC; encoded by the exons ATGGCAGCACTATCAAGCATGAACTTGAACATGATCGATTCTACATTCGAGGTTGATAAGCTCACCTACGAAATCTTCTCCATCTTGGAGAACAAGTTCCTCTTCGGCTACGACACCGACACCGCCAACAACTCTGTTATCAATTCAGCTCAATTCTCTCCCATTCACACCAAGCCGCCCAAGATTTCCGCCGGAAACACCGCCGGGAAAGTTAGGATCCTCTGCATTGATGGAACCGGAGCCACCGACGGCATCCTCGCCGCGAAATCCCTCGCGGAACTTGAGTCTTGCCTCCGTCGCAAGTCCGGAAACCCTAACGCTCGCGTCGCCGGCTATTTCGACGCCGTTGCTGGCACCGGCGTCGGTGGCGTCCTCGCTGCTCTGCTTTTCACTCGCGGGAAAGACGGACTTCCGATGTTCACCGCCGACGAGGCGTTGAAGTTCATGATCGACAATCGCCGGCGGATCTCGAGGTCGTCGGCGGGGATTCTCCGGCGAGTTCTCCGACACGATGCGGCGGCGACGAAGGCGGAGAAGCTTTTCAGGAAGACGTTTGGCGAGTGCACGTTGAAGGACACGGTGAAACCCGTGTTGATACCATGCTACGACCTCGTCACGCGCGCGCCGTTCGTTTTCTCCCGCGCCGACGCGCTCGAAATGGACGGCTACGATTTCAAGATGCGCGACGTGTGCGCTGCCACGTCAGCGGACCCTGGTTGTGTGGGTCCCGTTGAGATGAGGTCGATTGACGGGAGGACGAAGATCGTGGCCGTTGACGGTGGCGTTGCCATGAACAATCCAACGGCAGCAGCCATCACGCACGTGCTCAATAACAAGCACGAGTTCCCGTTCTGTAACGGCGTCTCTGACCTCCTCGTCCTCTCTCTCGGTAATGGAGAGACCGACTTTAACTCCGTTAAGTCTCCGTCTGGATTTGTTAGGATCGCCGGTGAAGGAGCTTCCGATATG GTTGATCAAGCTGTATCAATGGCATTTGGAGAGTGTGAGAAGAACAACTATGTGAGGATTCAGTCAAACAAAGTGATGTCAAAGTCCAAACAGGGCAAAACGACGCCGGATCTGTTGTCGGTTTCGGAGGATATGTTGGGACAGAAGAACGTTGAGTCTGTTTTGTTCAAAGGGAAGAAGGTTGTGGAGAACACAAACATGGACAAGTTGGAGTTGTTTGGGGGAGACTTGATTAAGGAACAAGAGAGGAGAAAAACTGGCATCTTGCCTACGGTGGTTTTGAAGAACTCATCACCCTCTCCTAGGACTTCATCTGCTACAACCTTGTCCACTTTATCCTCATCAACctgttaa